The DNA segment GGATGGGTGGCCGAGTGGTTTAAGGCAGCGGTCTTGAAAACCGCCGTGGGTGAAAGCCCACCGTGGGTTCGAATCCCACCCCATCCGCCATTTCCGAATAATCTCCTCTCCGCGAAGGAAGCCGGACAGTTCCGGCTTCCCTGGTCCGGTGATCAGCCGATCAGGATGTCCCGTGCCGAGAGGCTCTCGATCGCGACGAGTTGGATCGAGTTCTCCGCGTCGAAGGTGATCCGCAGGCCGTCGGTCGTGCGTTCGAATAGAGATCGCACGTCGCTGAAATCGTCGAAGTCGAAAGCCCTCAGGTCGATCCGGTCGCGGCCCGGTTGGAAATCCCAGATCCGGTCGTTGCCATTGTCCGGCGCGAAGACGAACCGGTCCCTGCCGGTCTGTGCGATGTCGCGCACCTGGAAAGCGTCGCCATACATGGTGTCGTCGGCAAAGGTACCGCTGACCAGGACATCGTTTCCGCCCCTGGAGCGTTCCTCCAGGGTTACGCCGTCGCCATACATGAAGTTTTGCGTCTCCGGCTCACCTGCTCCCCGCCGGCCATCGGCGCCGATCACACGGTCGTTTCCAGCTCTTGCCCGCCCCACAAGGCTGGTTGCGTCGCCAGCGAGGCTGTTGGTGGCACCGGTTGCGCCGATCACCACATCGTCGCCGCCCCGGCTGTTCCCCGACATCCTTTCCGCATCGCCCCTGAGATTGTTCGCGACCCTGCCGCTGGCGAGCAGGATGTCGTCCCCGCCGCGGGCACGGCCGGAGATTTCACCGGCATCGCCGATGCCGGCCGCGAACCTTTCACCGCCTACCCAGATCACGTCATCGCCGCCACGCGCCCGATCCTGCAGCGTGAAGGCGTCGCCGCTGACCTGTGCCTCGTTCAAGGCGGAGGCACGTATCCTGTCATGGCCGCCGCGCGCACGCCCCTCGATAACCAGCGCATCGCCGACCACCTCAAGCTCATCGAAACGGACAGCCAGGATGCGATCATTGCCGCCGCGCGCATGGTCGTGCAGCTCACGCGCATCGCCGATCAGACGACCGGCTCCGATGTCTTCACCATCAACACGTATCCGCTGTCCACGGGCACGGGCATGTCCGTCTAGGTCGCCGTTCGTGTCTCCGAAGAGAGCAAACCCTTCGTTCTCGCCGTCGATGATAATGGGCATGGCAGCCTCCTTGAGCGTGCGGTCCACGCCCCAGGAATCTTTACGCCTTGCTGGTCCACGCGGCAGAGGGGCTTCGGGGATCACCTCCAGCGGAAGAAATACATTCAACTTCTCTGAAATTGTACTCTTGCCGCGCAGGCCCTGCCCGGGCCGGCACAGCCTTCCGCACCGGGCTTCTGTTTCAATCCTGTAACAGTCTCCGCCTTGCTCCACCGCATCGCGGGCCGATAGGCTCCCCTCCGAAATTGGGCGGGGAGCGATATGCGGATCATGGTTCGGGCCCTTGCGGCCGTGCTGCTCTTTCTCACCGGGATGACGGGAGTCGCCTTCGCGCACGGCGCGCATGGCGACGTTCCGACCGGCAAGCTGCCGGACGGGGTCACGCCGCACCATTACAGGCTGGACCTTGCGCTCGATCCCGACATGGATGGCTTCACCGGAACCGTGGTCATCACGGTGGAGCTTGCATCCCCGCAGGAGACGGTCTGGCTGCACGGCAAGGACCTGCGCGTTTCCTCCGTCACCGCGACCCCGGCCACGGGCGGAGCGCCCGTCCAGGGCAGATGGGAGCAGGTGGAGAAGGA comes from the Indioceanicola profundi genome and includes:
- a CDS encoding M10 family metallopeptidase C-terminal domain-containing protein, whose product is MRAVREGDSRHPGEKEQHGRKGPNHDPHIAPRPISEGSLSARDAVEQGGDCYRIETEARCGRLCRPGQGLRGKSTISEKLNVFLPLEVIPEAPLPRGPARRKDSWGVDRTLKEAAMPIIIDGENEGFALFGDTNGDLDGHARARGQRIRVDGEDIGAGRLIGDARELHDHARGGNDRILAVRFDELEVVGDALVIEGRARGGHDRIRASALNEAQVSGDAFTLQDRARGGDDVIWVGGERFAAGIGDAGEISGRARGGDDILLASGRVANNLRGDAERMSGNSRGGDDVVIGATGATNSLAGDATSLVGRARAGNDRVIGADGRRGAGEPETQNFMYGDGVTLEERSRGGNDVLVSGTFADDTMYGDAFQVRDIAQTGRDRFVFAPDNGNDRIWDFQPGRDRIDLRAFDFDDFSDVRSLFERTTDGLRITFDAENSIQLVAIESLSARDILIG